The Agrobacterium larrymoorei genome includes the window GGCAGAAATGCCCAGCGTAAAAGGGCTGGCAAGCGGGTTGGAAAGGATGGTCTGCATCTGCGCGCCTGCCACCGAAAGCGAAGCACCGACCGTGACGGCCATCAGCGCAATCGGCATGCGGATATCCCAGATGACCACGCGCAGCTGATTGGCGACGGCTGCGGGATCGAAGATCGCGCTGATCACTTCGGAAAGCGTATAACGCGCCGGGCCAAGCGCCATGTCCGTGGCAACGCTGATGCAGAGCGCCAGCACCAGCCCGATCAGGATCATGATACGGCGGCCTGCAAGGGCGCGGTACTGATGCCCCGCTGTCGTCTCGACCTGTGTTTCCGCTAAGGATACCATTTGGTTTCGAACCTTTTTTTGATTGCTACGCAATATCGGCTTCTCGCTGACGGATAGGAACCATCGGCTCATTCGCCGATCCTCAATGCGTTTGGCGAAGCCGCGATCACGGCTCCGCCTCTTGTTTTCACAGCGCTTTCAGGCCGCTCTTCTTACTTGTCGTCCTTCAGGGAGACGAAGTAGCCGGGCTTGTAATCCAGAGGCAGGAAGCGGGCGTGCAGTTCCTTGAAGGTTGCTTCAGGATCGAGATCCTTGAAGAGATCAGGATGCAGCCACTTGGCAATTTCCTGAATGGCGACGAACTGGTACGGGTTGTTGTAGAACTGGTGCCAGATGGCATGGACGTTGCCATCCTGAACAGCCTTGACGCCGGTGAAGGCGGGGCGCTTCGTTAGGTCTTCCAGCTTGCGGCGTGCTTCCTTCAGGTCCGCGCCATAGCCAACGCCGACCCACTTGCCGCCGGGAACGTAAGCGTCCCACTTGCCGCCCGTAATGATGATCTGATCCGGGTTGGAGGCGATGACCTGCTCAGGATTGACGGTGCCGAAAGTGCCCGGAATGATATCCTTCGCCATGTTGATGCCACCGGCGATCTCGACCATCTTGCCGAAGTTCTCATTGCCGAAGGACATGCAGCAATCGTCGGAGTAGCCGCCTGCACGCTCAACGAACACGACCGGCTTCTTCGGATTTTCCTTGGCGAGAACGTCCGTTACGCGCTTGATGCTGTCGGAGCGGAACTTGATGAAGTCTTCCGCGACGGTTTCCTTGCCCATCAGCTTGCCCATCAGGCGCATGCTCGGCTCGGTGTTTTCCATCGGCTTTTCACGGAAGTCGACATAGACCAGCGGAATGCCGACCTTGCCCAGCTTTTCGATGTAACCGGCTTCTTCGGTCGCGGTCCTGGCATCGATGTTCATCAGAATGACATCGGGCTTCAGGGCAACGGCCTGTTCGATATCGAATGTGCCGTCCTTCATGCCGCCGAAGGTCGGCAGCTTGGCGATATCCGGGTACTTCGCCAGATAGGCCTGATAGGATTCAGGGTCTGCCTTCGGCAGATCATCGCGCCAGCCGACGACGTGCTCGAACGGATTGCTCTTGTCCAGCGCGGCCAGAAAATAGATCTGGCGGCCTTCGCCCAGAATGACGTGCTTCACAGGCACGTTGACCTCGACATCACGTCCCGTGACGTCTTTGACCGTAACTTTTTCTGCAAAAGCAGGCCAAACGGTGGATACCAGAAGGCCCATTGCAAGAACGGCGGATTTGCCTGTAATGCGCATTGAAATAGTTCTCCAACAAAACTTCGGGCGCTTTAAGATTTTATGATTGCGTTCGTCAAGTTTTATCTTTTAGAGACATTCTCAACTACAG containing:
- a CDS encoding ABC transporter substrate-binding protein, with protein sequence MRITGKSAVLAMGLLVSTVWPAFAEKVTVKDVTGRDVEVNVPVKHVILGEGRQIYFLAALDKSNPFEHVVGWRDDLPKADPESYQAYLAKYPDIAKLPTFGGMKDGTFDIEQAVALKPDVILMNIDARTATEEAGYIEKLGKVGIPLVYVDFREKPMENTEPSMRLMGKLMGKETVAEDFIKFRSDSIKRVTDVLAKENPKKPVVFVERAGGYSDDCCMSFGNENFGKMVEIAGGINMAKDIIPGTFGTVNPEQVIASNPDQIIITGGKWDAYVPGGKWVGVGYGADLKEARRKLEDLTKRPAFTGVKAVQDGNVHAIWHQFYNNPYQFVAIQEIAKWLHPDLFKDLDPEATFKELHARFLPLDYKPGYFVSLKDDK